A single genomic interval of Suncus etruscus isolate mSunEtr1 chromosome 10, mSunEtr1.pri.cur, whole genome shotgun sequence harbors:
- the GJA5 gene encoding gap junction alpha-5 protein translates to MGDWSFLGEFLEEVHKHSTVIGKVWLTVLFIFRMLVLGTAAESSWGDEQADFQCDTMQPGCENVCYDQAFPISHIRFWVLQIIFVSTPSLLYMGHAMHTVRMQEKRKLREAERVKEERGAGYEYSPPEKTELTCWEEVNGKIVLQGTLLNTYVCSILIRTTMEVAFIVGQYLLYGIFLHPLHVCHRSPCPHPVNCYVSRPTEKNVFIVFMLAVAGLSLLLSLAELYHLGWKKFKQQCGKSPQGMAESHLSGHSSSGVQSCTPPPDFNQCLQNGSRGKFFNPFSNKMASQQNTDNLATEQVQGQEPLPGEGFIHIRYAQKPEVSNEVSPGHHLPHGYQSDKRRLSKASSKARSDDLSV, encoded by the coding sequence ATGGGTGACTGGAGCTTCCTGGGAGAGTTCCTGGAGGAGGTACATAAGCATTCCACAGTGATCGGCAAGGTCTGGCTCACCGTCCTCTTCATATTTCGCATGCTGGTGCTGGGCACAGCTGCCGAGTCTTCCTGGGGTGACGAGCAGGCAGATTTCCAGTGCGATACTATGCAGCCAGGTTGTGAGAATGTCTGCTACGACCAAGCCTTCCCCATCTCGCACATCCGATTTTGGGTGCTGCAGATCATCTTCGTGTCCACACCGTCTCTGCTGTACATGGGCCATGCCATGCACACAGTGCGCATGCAAGAGAAACGCAAACTGCGGGAAGCTGAGCGGGTCAAGGAGGAACGAGGCGCTGGCTACGAGTACTCCCCTCCGGAGAAGACAGAACTGACCTGCTGGGAGGAAGTGAATGGAAAGATCGTCCTCCAGGGCACTCTGCTCAACACCTATGTCTGCAGCATCCTCATTCGCACCACCATGGAGGTGGCCTTCATCGTGGGCCAGTATCTCCTCTATGGAATCTTCCTGCACCCCCTGCATGTATGCCACAGGAGTCCCTGCCCACACCCTGTCAACTGCTATGTGTCCCGGCCTACAGAGAAGAATGTCTTCATCGTCTTTATGCTGGCTGTGGCTGGGTTATCTCTCCTTCTCAGCCTGGCTGAACTCTATCATCTGGGCTGGAAGAAGTTCAAGCAGCAATGTGGCAAGTCACCTCAGGGCATGGCCGAGAGCCATCTTTCTGGCCACTCTTCCAGTGGAGTCCAGAGTTGCACCCCACCCCCTGACTTCAACCAGTGCCTACAGAACGGGTCCAGGGGCAAATTCTTCAACCCCTTTAGTAATAAGATGGCCTCTCAGCAGAACACAGATAACCTGGCCACAGAACAAGTTCAAGGCCAGGAGCCCCTGCCAGGGGAGGGCTTCATTCACATCCGTTATGCCCAGAAGCCTGAGGTCTCCAATGAAGTTTCCCCAGGTCACCACCTCCCACATGGGTACCAGAGTGATAAACGCCGTCTAAGCAAGGCCAGTAGCAAGGCCAGATCAGACGATTTATCAGTGTGA